The segment CCAGCGTCGCGATCGGGCCGCCGGCCTTCTCGATCCCGATCGTGAGGTCGACGTCTTCGCCGTGCTTCGCGAGGAGGTCGGCCATCGCGGACGCGATCGATTCCATGCGCCCGCTGTCGCGGCCGATCGCGGACCAGTCGACGTGGATGTCCTGCGGTCCGTTTCCTGTCGGTCCGTTTGATTGTTCCGTACCCGTCGGCTGAGGCGTCGTATCGCTTCGCTCGACGAGCCAGCTTGCGGTTTCCCGGGAGACGTTCAGTTCGTCCGCGATTTCGCCCTTCGACAGCCCGCGCGTCGCGAGCTCCGATGCGCTCTCGATGAGGTCGTCGACGTTTTTCATATGTGGGTTGGTTTGGGCCCCGTTTTTATAGGCGTATCGTCGTTCCCGAATGCGGCCGTTACCCGAGTCGATCGCGGGCGGCCGAAGGGTGATTGGGCGCAAGTTATATCCCTGCCCGGAATGGTGGCTGCACCATGGCCAGAAACTCCTATCAAGATAAGCTCTCGGAACTTCGAGAGGACGTTTGCTACATGGGCGAGGTCGTGATGGAACGACTCCGTATGGGGCTCGACGCCCTCGAGCAGAAAGACGACGAGCTCGCACAGGAACTCATCGAAGGCGACGGGGAGATAAACCGGATGTACCTCGACTTAGAGCAGGACTGTATCGACCTGCTCGCGTTACAACAGCCGGTCGCGAGCGACCTCCGGTTCATCGCGGCGTCGTTCAAGATCATCACGGACCTAGAGCGGGTCGCAGACCTCGCCGTGAACCTCGGCGAGTACAGCCTCGAGGCCGAACAGGACCTCTTTCCGGAGGTCGACGTGCAGGCGATGGGCGAACTGACCCTCGAGATGGTCGACGACGCGGTCACGGCCTATGACGACGAGGACACCGAGGCGTGTTACGCCCTCGCCGCTCGAGATGACGAACTGGACGAGTTCGCCGAACGGGCGAGCGAAACCGTCGTCCGCGACCTAATCGAACGCGAACTCGACTCGCCCGACGAAGTCGAGACGATCCTACAGGACGTGTCCCGGCTTCTCCTGACGATCCGAGACCTAGAGCGCGTCGGCGATCACGCGGTCAACATCGCCGCGCGAACGGTCTACATGGTCGAGAACGACGACGAACTCATCTACTGAAAACTGCCGCGAGAGACGACTGCGCTTACGGGTTCGATCGACGGCTCACGTCGATCCCTGCTGTTTCGTTCGTTCCCGTGACTCCCGTTTCGACCGTTTTTGTGGAACGCGTGTCAGCAACTGCGCCGTCTCGAACACGTTCCGCGTCTCGAGCAACACCGTCGCCGCTTCGCGAACGGTGAACTCCGCCTCGAGGGAGACGCCGTGACAGCGCGTGTAACACTCGAGCCACGCGTTCATCGCCCCGCGGAGGGCCGTCAGTTCGGGCGCTGTGAAACGGCCCGTCCGGCCGCCGGTGTGTGCCTCGAGGTATATCCAGATCGCGGGTCCGGCCCCCTCGCGGAGGTACGCCCGACCGTCCGACGACGTCGCCGCTTCGGGGTCGAACTCCGCTCGGTCGCGCGCCGCCTGGCGGGCGAGCGCCGCAATCTGCGGGCCGTATCGGCTCATAGTCGCGACATCACCCCTCGCGGAACTCGACGCCCTTGCCGCCGCGGGGGTGCTCCCAGTCGGTATCGGCGACGATCGCACAGGTGCCACACTCGACGCAGGGCTGGGTGTCCAGACTGATCAGCGTCTCCTCGCTGCCGTTCGTCTGGACCGTCTCCGATCGGTAACAGCCGCCGCCGAAGTCCTCGGCGCTGACCGGGCACGCGTAGACGGCGGCCCCGCTCGCCTCGACGGAGTCGTCCCGCAGGTGGATGTGGGGGTTCCCGACGTCCGTATCGTAGGTCAGATCGCCGATGCGCTCTTCGAGGGACGGCGGCTCGATCTCGTTGTCCCAGTGGATCGTTCGGCCGTGTTCCTCGCCGATGAGAGAGGGGAGGGTCACGTAGCCCGTGGCGGTGTCGGGCAGCATCGAGACGAGAAACGGCGAGTT is part of the Halostagnicola kamekurae genome and harbors:
- the gfcR gene encoding transcriptional regulator GfcR, whose translation is MKNVDDLIESASELATRGLSKGEIADELNVSRETASWLVERSDTTPQPTGTEQSNGPTGNGPQDIHVDWSAIGRDSGRMESIASAMADLLAKHGEDVDLTIGIEKAGGPIATLVARELETDLATYTPAKHQWEEGDLDELGGMFSRNFATIRDRECYIVDDTITSGTTMRETIEAIRADGGDPLACVVLADKQGVEEIDGVPVYSLLQVISVGKDD
- the phoU gene encoding phosphate signaling complex protein PhoU; its protein translation is MARNSYQDKLSELREDVCYMGEVVMERLRMGLDALEQKDDELAQELIEGDGEINRMYLDLEQDCIDLLALQQPVASDLRFIAASFKIITDLERVADLAVNLGEYSLEAEQDLFPEVDVQAMGELTLEMVDDAVTAYDDEDTEACYALAARDDELDEFAERASETVVRDLIERELDSPDEVETILQDVSRLLLTIRDLERVGDHAVNIAARTVYMVENDDELIY